The Magnolia sinica isolate HGM2019 chromosome 9, MsV1, whole genome shotgun sequence sequence TGTATACACCTTGTTTAGAGATGACACATTTTTGCCACCCAAAATCTTTACACAAATCAGTTCTCATACTCATGTTTCAACCAATAGATAAGAATTGGCCATTCGGGTTCGAGTAGGGCTGTACACGTGTCAAGctggctcaactcggctcgagtaagctcggattgactcggcctGAAGGGCCAACTCGGGGCGAGTCAAGCTACTTTTtaaaagctcgagttgagttcgagccgagtttgagcatgGTGCatatcaactcgactcgacttaactcggctcgagtaatatatattgatattatagtatatatatctatacacacacacacacacacacacacacgcacacatatataacttctttttttttaaaaagtaaaaacaAATTAACAAACCCTACCCGACTCCCCAttccctctctttcccttaccctacccaaaaatataataaatggaCATATggacaagctcgactcgactcgaggtaaactcgactcaactcgaaccacgAGCTCCactcaagctcgactcgaaagctttggcaaacgaGCCacgcttcaatgttgagctcgagggtgaGCTCGAACTTGAGTATAGCACtgacgagtcgagccgagcttggcccacctcaactcaactcggctcgatgtacagccctaggtTCGAGTCCTTGCCTCGATGGtatactcttaggagtttcaacaccaagtTTTGGTTTCGAGTTCCCATagttggtgaaatcccactacagcatgaGTGCAGGGGTGTGTGCTTGGGTTTGCGTGGGGTGCATGTGTGgagtgaaaagaaaaaaagaactagCCACTCAGAACTTTTCCCATTACTGATGTACTTTCTCCAAATCAGTTGTCAAGGACTGATACGCATTCAACTATTTCTATATTTCTTTGAGTTTGGAATAGTATTCACCCAACGATTTATACCCTTGTTCGAGCTTGAATATTTCTTTATATAACTAATTAGTAAGAGAGATGTTTTTTCTCAGATGAATACATCTCTCGTAAAACATCCCCCCCTTTATATTATGAAAATttcataattacaaaaatgccattaataacaaaagaaaagaatccTCCATGTGTCCTAAACCCAAATAATCCATCTAAGTGTGCCTATGTAGGCCCATATCACATTCATTGACACTTTCTTTTGTTTGAAGTCTATATAAGGTTGTGCTTGGACGTCAAGCACGATGATGTATAGGAAATAAAAGttctttgagttttggattttctttgctttggaagaagatttgagaagGGAGTTTTCGTGATCTCTAGTTCTTGACTAGAGCGTTGTTGGGTTGTTTCGCGCAATTTTGTTTTTCTTGTCTTTAATCCATTTGCATCCTCTCTAGGATTGtgttaattggtatcaaagtcaGGTCCGTTCCATGGGAACTCGAGGAACCTCTGTGTGATTGTTCCTCCCAAACTGCAATGCTTATTATCATATAACCAATCTAATGGTTCGAATTGTCTTGGTGGATTGTCTTGACCAGATCCATGGTCTCATGATCAATCTTATGAGATCATTGGTTAACTTATATTGTGGTGCTCATGAGATCAATCGGATGACTCTCAAATTCATAGTATttatagtttttaagattaaatCTAGTGATGGTGTATTTAataattttccttttttgttttcatCGCtcttttggtgggccattttgTGGGGCCAAACAATGTCAGAATGACATGAAACTGGTCCTGCCTGTTGGGATATGGCTTTAAACAAGCCCAAGATCATGCTAGTCTGATGTGGTTTGAGCGAGTTATCTCCAAGTTACGGAAGGCCTATAGGGTTGTGACAAATTTCACTGGTATTTTAGTCCTTTCACAAATTAGggctttctttcttttgttttaaaCCTATACAAGGCTATGCTTGGACGTACGAAGCCCGATGATGAATTGGGAAAAAAAGTTCTTTCAGTTTTGGGTTTTCTTTGCCTTGAAGAAGATTTGAGAGGCCTTTTCGTGCTCTCTAGATCTTGACTAGAGGACTGTTGTTTCTTTCCCATAATCTTGTTTTCTCTTCTTTGATCCATTCAGCCTCTGGGATTGCATTAGAAACCCAAGCTTAGTTTTATGGTTTCCTGCAAAGAGCGGGTTCGTCGTGCATGCTTAAATACTGTGCATGTTAAATGGACATTTGTCTAAGGTTTCCAATCTATCtcacaaactcaagagattttaTCGGACGTGAGAAAGCATGAGAAGTCAAAGGATGCCTATTATGTTATTTATCATCTTACAAAATGATATAGAATGTCAAAACATTGCAGGAGGTGAAAAACTTCACAAAAGAATTACACTTTTGAAGCCCAAGCAGAACAAAAatactctttcttctttctttttgtttttgttttccttgTATCTTTTCTCCAACACTTCTATGAGTTACAAGTATAGGTATTTTTCACATGTGCTTAGTTCTGGGAAGCAGATCTAAACTGGTTCAGCAAGGATTTTGAGAAGTGAGGAGAGATTCGGTTTTAGAAGGAAGAATAGCACTGAAGGAATTCTTTACTATCCTCGTCAGTGTCATCCTCTTTGGAACTGCATGATTGAAAAAACCATGAGCATGCGGTAACCATCTCTTTCTGTTTAGCAGAACTCGGTCCGTGATTACCATTTTGTTTCCTGAGGATCATTTCCATCGACTCCATCTGCTGTGGAAGACATGCACAACTGTGATGAACCATCTACAGATTCCTCTTTAAGCACACTTGATAAGCTCTTGCAGAACTGGTTATTGTAGATGAGATGATTGTAGTCAGATAAAAGGTACATTCATTTGCAAGCATAGCCAGTTGCAGTGGGGGGAAAAGGAGTTTTGTTTCACCATACCTCTTTGTACACCCTTAGTTCTCCTGCATATTTTGATATTTCTACCACGCAGTGAGTTGGGGCGACCTCAATCACCTGTGTGTATAAATCTTATGTGAGTCCATGCAAGAACAAGACTGGGTTAGTTCTCCAGGGAAGTCGAATTGACTTTGATGAGTCAACTCGGTTTTGGTGGATTTTAAAACTTAGGCATGATTTGATAGATTACCTCTGCCGATACTGTGAAATGTGATCTACATCTTGTAAGCATCCTCGTTCCATGAAGTTTCACCTGATAAAATCAAAAGGCGGCATGGTTGCAGTGAGAATCCAAGTTCATTTCATCCAGCTTCTAAGGAGAAGGTAAGCCAGAGATCATGTTACCTTGGAATTGTTCATCCTCTCAACTGAGAGGCGTACATCCTTTGCAGCAACCTCAATCTTTTCTATTGTCTCGTGAATCGAATGCTCCGAACCCAATCTTGTTCTCTGTTTGTCATTGTCCTTGATGGAAGCAAATTATAAGTTGTGttagagatttcatattcaaaCGTGTTCTAGCGAAATCAAAATTTGGAAATCAAGATTTTGAAGCACCTCTTCTTCAAAAAGGCCTGACAAATCTAGATCATTAGACATTGCTATCAGTTGGAAAGCATTGATGAAACTTGGGGACTTGGCTTTTTCCATCTCAGCAGTGGTTTCCTGTATTCATTTCCATTAGTGTAATTCAGATTGCAATTCTACATCAGTTATAACTGAAGCATTAAAGATTTTTGAAACACCTACTCCTATGCTGTCGAATGCAGCATTAACATCATCCAAGTCTACATTCTCATCACTGTCGATGCCCGTAGAAGGCTTGTAATCTATATGAAACCAATCATTCTCAAGTATTTCCGCCACCGTCATTCGCTGTAGTGAGAAAAGAGAAAGTCATTGCTTGCAAATTTAGAGGTGCAGTCTATGCATATAGAGAAAAGATTTAGCAGTTTCTCATAATCAACCAAGACATTCAAGAATATACCGTTCCAGGCCGTGGATCCAATATCCTGAAAATTAGCTTTCTTTGGACTTCTGTAAACCACTCAGGCCAAACATATTCTGCTCTTGATATCTTTGAACAAGTAGAAGTATCAGTAATAGGAGGAATTAACAGTTGTGATTCATCAGGATGCGAATAATAATCTGATGTACCCACCCCATACAGATGGGCCTGTggttttgatgtagagcgggtcgcggataattTCACGGCCAAGATGGACCCTGAAAATGCCCGATCGGAGATAgaaatgatccagactgttggaaCTTAAAATagacatatcttgcaaaccagaatgagttatcggacataaaatatatgattttggggtaggacgagctactttagccacccaaccccactacgccaggttgcgcaggccggatttgcgaaataccatcagatcgacggtcaattccttgttttaatttcgtttttactataaatagtaagttttagttttgattataactcttcatccgttgggctttaggagttgcgcccaacatgaaaagttcttagaataatcAGGAGAACagcgtggtgaagccaaataggacacttactatttttggccaaaaaccttgcgcactagtagacatcatgaccgtctttaaatagtaaatttactatttatagtaagttgcgaattctaggagttttagttgtagagtttgattctgaaatttcttccattgcttagtatccctatttaaagggttgtgaactcgtttatttcattcatcaatcaatatcgaaatttatagaatttattttatatttccttgttcttttcctcatggattcgaaaagtctctgtgaggagtgtagagaagttccgtggatttggaacggttatccccttgaggaagacagtgctcggcctcacgtccttccctgcgtcaggtttggtgatccagactgttatGACAGGCCCCAACATGGATtttggatgccccaaaaatatcCCAAACTCGGAAGATCCTCACCCTTTCTTCGTTTGGATGGACACTATCTGCTAATCTGGAAGAGTACACATGTCCAGTGCAGGACTCTATCAGATGAACGATCTAGATGAACAAACCATGGGTTTACTTGTAATGATTGGGCACATCAGGAAGCTATTCACATCCTTGATGAACCAGGAGATGATTAACTTCTTTTCATCAGGAACTTTTAAGAGGAAGACATTGTCTCCACAGAAACTCACCTTCCGATACAAATTCATCAGGTTACGATCTTCGAAGGGTAGATAACCCGCGAGTAATTCGAAAAGAATCACGCCGCAAGACCAAACATCTGCTGCCGATCCGTCGTAGTTCTTATTGGCAATCACCTGTTGATGAGAAGATATCCATAGAATTAGTGTTTTGGCTTTCAAACTTCCTCCAAACTTGGAACAACAATGAAATTTCAGTATCTTTCTTTTATATAGATGGTATTgtgatcatcatcattgtcatcgtcATCACCACCACCTTTTCCATCATGCATCATCGTCACCAccgtcatcatcatagccttgtcccagccatTTGGGGTTGGCTATATTCTCATTGTTGCTCTTTTTTAAGAAATCTTTCTCCAGTTATATGTGTTTACCTCAGGAGCGACATAGCTCGGGGAACCGCATGCCGTAGATAGTAAGTCTCCAGGCTGCCAATTCATTTGGAAATTTGGTCACTCATGGCTGATACCAGAAATGTGAACTTTAGTTGGTTGGGACTTTTTTAGCTTGATCTTACCTTGCGCAATATGCTGAGTCCGAAATCAGAGACCTTCATATTCCCTTGACTGTCCAGTAGCAGGTTTTCAGGCTGGTTACATCAACGAAATAGGGAGAACCCAAGAAAACCCAAATCAGATTGCATAAAATCTACTTTGACTGTAGAGCATTAGAGAATGGAAATATTCCTTCTGCTTCATTCGATTCTGACCTTTAGATCTCTGTGATACACACCTCTGCAATGGCAGTAGTCGACGGCATCAATCAACTGCTGGAAGCATTTTCTTGCCTCATCTTCGTGCAATCGTTTGAGGTAAGACTGGTGAGTAAGGAGAAAAAGCATTCAAAGGTTATTCAAGTCAGAAAGGAAAACTGCCAACATTCAAGACTTGTCTAGAGCCTACAGGTagatatggcccaccatcttGTCAGTGAGCTGCCCCCCTGAGATATATTCCATCACAAGGTATATCTTCCTCTTGGTCGCAATAACCTGGAGAATTCAACAGAATGATTACGAAACAAGAACCCAAAATTGCAGGATATGAATACCCAAAAACCCAACTGGTTTGAATTCAAGATCTTGCTGGACTGACCTCATATATACGGACGATGTTGGGGTGGTGTAGAAGCTTCATTGTACTGATCTCTCTCTTGACCTGAAATTCAagctcaacatacatcaaggacTCATTTGAAGTAAGATTACAACGCGCTTTTGCCAACTACATCAGGATGTGTTTGGCTGTCATGGCAATGCAGTTGGGTGGTACTAATTTCTACCCAAAACTACACATGAAACAAGCAGAATACTGATGTTGGACTGAGGATGGAAGACAGGCCGGAAACATGGTTTTTGTGACTTCCAAATGCCATGCCTCCAGAAATATAGTTTTGAGAAAACATACTTCCATAGGCTccctcaaattttctttttttctttctttccaaccCTTTATTCAGAATGTTGAAAGTAGTACCTGATCCATGAGATTGTTATCTATGACCATCTGCTTATCAATGATCTTGATCGCAACGTTGTGGCCCGTCTCAGTGTTCACCGCCACCTTGACCTTGGCGAAGGTGCCTTCACCAATGGTTCGACCCAGCTGGTACTTCCCTATGTTGGCTGCATAACCCATATTAATTTcagttgcttttttttttatatcttcaGCAGATAATTCTCTCCCCTTTCTTTGGTATTTTTTGCTACTCAAATCCTCCTAATTACGACATTTCGGAGAGAATGTGAGGTTTCTCTTGGAATCTATAACTCTGAGAAGAGTCAAATGTGTTGTCCCCAACTGCCATTTTGGATGGTGGTTGTTAGTATTTAGACTGGAATTGGGATTACTACAAGAAAGTTACATTTCTTCGGAGGGAAGACATGCAGGTGGGTAGGCGCACGTGATTTGAATGGCAAGTATTCTTCCATACTCTGGCAGAGCCTGTGATTGATACACAGACACTTAGATATTACTTTAGAATTGCATATttagcatacaagtaattcaagttTAACTTTTCCTCATTTTGCTGCTGATGCAGATGTAttttgaaccaaaaaaaaaaaaaagtttgcttatttgattagtggacatttattggacggtagaaatggaaaaaataaataaataaataaaaatgaatccAATCGTCctctttcaacaaacaagtggaCCTAAATCAGAGGTTGGGATGGCTCGACGAATCCAATTTTGGTATAGCGTCAATGTGTTTCACAATATCGtgatgtgtacaatttctgagtgcctgcgtatcgagCGATGTGCGTTGCTAGTGTATCAAATAAATCCCCATCCTGGTccccattttttttccttcacccTTTTTCTACTGAGGTGACTTGTCATCAATCAGAGGAATGCTATGGGTCTTTAGTGagagatccgggccattcattaggtagggcaCACTGTAAGCATCTTTTGGTCCAAAAATCAAAATACTTCACTCATTAAGTAGGGCATACGTTTGTAGAAGAATAGCCTACCTGACGAGAGCACCAatatgatgaatggcttggatctcacacgttTGTCAAGTGGGTGTGTGGATCATGAAGCCTAATGTCCATCTCACACGAGGGAGTAGTTAGATATGACCACTTGTCATATAGAACCCGTGATCACCCAGGAGGCTTTCCCTTTTGTGCACAGGATCGGTAAGGGAGCCTTGTTTCATGTTGCTGACACGTGGCAGGTGGGCAGCGGATCCAGACCAATCCATCTGGTTAATTCTATCCGTGATAATCCTTGGTTGAGAATCACACCAAGCAGACTATCCTCACCATTCAAACAGCAAACTTGAAATGGACAATAGACATGAAAATGGTTGAACGTTCAACAGGAAGAAATGGATCGCTGGCCCATTGATGAATGGGACgttgaaattttggttttaaaaaattaaaatattttaaaaaattaaaatatttgaaaatttcatttttccGTCAAAATAATgttgaaatttatatatatatataaatgcggTTCTTCCTTAGTTTCACATTAGAAGGGAAGAAAGAAATTTTGTGATTTATATGTGGCTGTATATGTAGTATTTTTACTTGGAGTATTGGAGGTTGAGATGCTTAAGTTGCGTGTTTACATGCGCACTCAGGCACGAACAGTGTTGTTGTAGTGGTGCTAGATAGTGCACTTTTCACGTTGATGATCCAATTGTCAGATTGTTTGATCCAACAATCTAAAACGCCCTAAATTTAATATCAACAGTCAAAAACGTTTTACAAATGTTCTGAATCATTGATGACCACCTGACAATGATCCCACTTCTCTAGGTCTTAAACTGGACCATTCTAATCCAAAACTAATCAATTCCAACAAATATCATCCAAATACATCAAAGCTCACCAAAAATCTTCTCCTTCTAAGAATATTACTAATAGACCACTGAATCCATCAAATCTCACCAAAAAATTCTCCTTCTAAGAATATTGCTAGAAGACCACTAATTATTTTGTTAGACGATCAGCTACGTTGAAATGAGTTTCTAAGCAGACCATTCGTAACTGCTGCACGCAAGATTTATATAGAAGACTTGTCTTATCTTGAAAATAATTCACTtataacccatcaacaattaATAACGGGGTGAATCAAGCTTTAAGGACGGCCAATTTTTATATGATTCAATCTagtgttaaaaataaataatttttaatttttcagtttTCCACAAGGGCTCTACTTAGATGGACGATCTGGTTTCACCGCCATTGGAGCCAGGTGTCAACTATTGGCTAAGAAATGCCTGCCTGATCATCATATGatatttaaaaagaagaagaagaagaagaagaagaagaatctcaAATCTAGAACGAAAGGTCCAGAATTACTCTTCAAGCCCTTCTGGCCATTTCAGCTCTGTTCTGTACGAACCTATGTAATCgggtgtgaactgacagtggggtgtactattttatttatttttaaaaaaagacgaagaagaagcTAACAGGCTGCTTGGATCATGGACTCATGCGGCTCGTCCAATTCGACTCGGGTTTGGTCAGACCGATCCGGTTTGACACCACCAGTCAACCCGACTCAAGCGAGTCGGCCTGCTTTTTCCTGGACTCGTGCGAGCCGCAGGGACGGTCCGGATGAGTTCCCTAGCCTTAAATCCATGATCTGCATGCATAAACCCCATTTATGAATCCAATTAAAAGTTTAGGTGCTGGGGTCATTTTATAGTTGGTGTGACCCTCTTTTGTGTGAGGTCCAATtcggtgtatgtattgtatatctatgccatccatccgttttttcaactcattttaggacatgggacaaAACAATGAAGTAGAaccagatctcaggtgggtcacaccacaggaaacagtggtaattgaccaccaaaaactttttgtgggccacaaaacttttggatcaagctgatatttatgttttcccttcatcaaggtctgtatggcattatcaacaggttggatgttaaataaacattaagcTGAACCCTGGGAAGTCTTTAATGATGCTCGTTCTAAGATCACTaatacctgtggtgtggtccacctgaaatttggatctgcttcatgtttgggccatgccctaaaatgagcgggaaaaacggatggacagcatcaatgtacaacacatacattgaggtggccccacagatAAGACCTTACCAAACACGGCCAGGTCTCCACCTGACTGAATCCGCCCCCCTTTTGGGCGGCCATCCAAATGGATGGGGTGACCAAAGGCTATAAAGAAGGGTTGGCGTATGGTCCCGAAAATGTTATactatttaaagaaaaaaaaattgatgtcAGCGCTGGGTTAAGGTTAAAATGAGATTTAAATATGGGTATTATTTTAAGGGGCTGGTCTCCTAAgctagtttaccaccattttgaaaTCAGAAGGGACTCATCCTCCTCACGTGTGGCATTCATGTATGGCTGCGGAaaatccaaattgtggggcatgTTGTGGACTATATTTCCATGATCACACTCATCAAGCAATCTTATGCATCGGATTAATGGCTGCCAAGTtaacagttaaaaataaaatagtgaaCGATCCCAATTCCAAAGGTAAACACCAAACAGTTACTATCAATCGAGGTTTAAAAAACCCTAACTTTGATATCATGATAATGTAGAAAATTAGAAATCTTAATTAAAGAAAACTAAAGATGTAGGGTCACTTCCCTTCTCctcttttattataataaaataataatgaaataatTTGAAAAACCCTATATCTCTAATTTCTTTAATTAAGTTCCCTAATTTCCCACATTATCATTACTTACAACTCTTAATACATGGGATATGTAAGGTTTGTTATATTGGATAATATACATCAACTAGCCTAGACCTTTAGCATATGCAGTATTCTCCACTAtacccttttcttcctcatttaatGAACAATGAATTTACTAATTTAAACCTTTATAAAGTTTTATCTAACTTTCCTGAGGCATAGAAGCTTAAAGCTTATGTccttagattttttaaaattatttctcacaCATAATGTTGCACCTAAGTCTTTTTTGAAAATGGAGAATTCAATCAAAACttatttttctatatattttcTAAGTTTTTTCAACTAATAATGCATCATTTAATATATGGATAGAATAGTGCATTTGATCCCTTTACTCTTAAGCATACACGCACTTGACTAATTGATTACCAACATAGCTATCTTTAAATTAACCTCTTGAAACTTCAAGTAACAGTGATATGAAGCTTAATTTACATTAAAAAatagttttatttatttgttaaaaaattatCTTTAGCACAAAACCTTTTAGttgcttcttttatatatatatgtagagtCATGCTCgcctacgcacatgcgcacctttgcacacatgtcatgggcgtctaattcgaatggtccatgtgatgcggaatctcatgaaatcccaagggacaaattttctccctgatctaaaattctggtgggccatagcaaagagaaatgtaaatcaagggaggaaactgttttcatttttcatggcccaccaaagttttggatcaaagtaaaaattgggcctaggGAGTTTAacaaggtgctgcttcatgtggaccgttcagattttagagtcacacaaggtatgatgagttctcaaaatagTTCTTatgagttccgtgcgaactggtgcgtagctgagcattcggttatatacacacacacacgggaGATGGTTCTTTGCGAtcgacctcatggaaacttcccatgaggtcgagctgtgtgggccccactgttatgtgtgttgaacatctaccccatcggttagatgcaccattccatggtgggcctcgagcttaaaaatcaagtcaatccatgacttgtgtgggcgaCACAATGTACAAAAGTTctgaggggttaccctcccattaaaacattcataatcaagttttgggcccatcgagatgtggttcacaaatccagcccatccattatgtgtgtcccacttggatgaggggacagaccaagttttagacacatccaaattttatatgggccccactaagtgcttttatatgttttaggcatgtcttcacatgattttagatgctatggcccacctgagttccctatACAACTAATTTTTAGAATatttcataatttaaaggggaccatcAAATGCGCAGTGTTGATTTTTAATgcgcatcacaatggggcccacactgctcgaccttatgggaagttccttgaggtcgaccgcatagtaccattcccatttccatatatatatatatatggaaatggtactatggggttcacctcatgggaacttcccactaggtcaagctgtgtgggccccaccgtgatgtgtgtcgaacatctaccccattagtcggatgcatcattccatgatggTCCACAATCTTAAAAATAaactcaatccatgacttgggtgggtaagaccacatacaacagttacccttccattaaaacgttcataacatttatttggctcattgagatgtggttcacaaatccaaaccatccattgtatgtgtcccacttggatgagtgttcagaccaagtttcacctgcatccaaaactaaggtgggtcccaccaagtacttttatatgttttagtcatgtctttGTATGGTTTTTTTGATggtatgtcccacctgagttccgtatatggctaatttttgggatatcccataatgtaaacgggacccatcaaatgcacggtgttgatgttcaacacacatcacggtggggcccacacagctcgacctcatgggaagtcctcatattaccatttcctatatatataatgtaatgtaatgtaaatgagacccatcaaatgcatggtgttgatgttcaacacacatcacggtggggcccacccagctcaacctcatgggaagtcctcgtattaccatttcctatatatatatatatatata is a genomic window containing:
- the LOC131256778 gene encoding CBL-interacting serine/threonine-protein kinase 21-like, coding for MGYAANIGKYQLGRTIGEGTFAKVKVAVNTETGHNVAIKIIDKQMVIDNNLMDQVKREISTMKLLHHPNIVRIYEVIATKRKIYLVMEYISGGQLTDKMSYLKRLHEDEARKCFQQLIDAVDYCHCRGVYHRDLKPENLLLDSQGNMKVSDFGLSILRKPGDLLSTACGSPSYVAPEVIANKNYDGSAADVWSCGVILFELLAGYLPFEDRNLMNLYRKISRAEYVWPEWFTEVQRKLIFRILDPRPGTRMTVAEILENDWFHIDYKPSTGIDSDENVDLDDVNAAFDSIGETTAEMEKAKSPSFINAFQLIAMSNDLDLSGLFEEEDNDKQRTRLGSEHSIHETIEKIEVAAKDVRLSVERMNNSKVKLHGTRMLTRCRSHFTVSAEVIEVAPTHCVVEISKYAGELRVYKEFCKSLSSVLKEESVDGSSQLCMSSTADGVDGNDPQETKCSKEDDTDEDSKEFLQCYSSF